TCAACTACTTTAATAGGAACAATTCGTCCTTGTTTTACAAGTACATGTAATCTTTGGGTTGTGACACCTAATAAATTTACAGTTTCATTTGCTGTTAAAACTACTTGGTTAACTAACTTTTCTATTTCTTCACGACTCATTTTATAGTCCATACTCACTTTTCGTCCCTGCCTTTTTTCCATAAAGAAATTAAATTAATAACAAGCGCTATAGCTAAAATTATTGTGGAAGCAATTCCTAAGTAGTCACTTACTTCAGGCTTCTTATAGTTTGTTACTGTAACCACTAATATAAAAAACAATACTAATACCAAAGTGTTTCGATCTAACTTCATTTTTACATGGATTGGATTTTGTGTAATTTTGTAATTATGTTATAATATTTTTAAGGTTGGGGGAATTTCTTCCCCCGTTGTGTTATTTGCGTCTAGTCTTGCGGGCTAGGCGTTTTTCTATTTCTTCTTCCTTTTTCTTCTCCTTTCTATCTTTTATGTCGTTTAGAGCTTTCTTTGCGTTTATGATTCCTACAACCATCGCTACTATGTAAGCTAGATTTCTAAGAACCTTTTCTGTTAAGTCCCAATCCATGTTTCTCACCTCCCTTACATATATAATTATACCATACCTGTTTATTCGAATCAACAGGTATGGTTAAATAATTGCTATAAAATAAAAAAAGCCGTCATTATGACGGCTCTTACTTTAATCTTCAAACTTCACATATTCACCTGAAACCCATTGGTCTCCACCCACATTATACCAACCATCTCTATATCCCCACGACTGATACTGTTCTCCTTGGTACACATTTTTTACAATGTCATAATTAGTTCCCGGACCTTTACGAACACGCAATACATCTGCTGTAATAGTAACTATTCCTACACCATTATTGACTGATTGTGAACTTGTTGGTGTGCTTTCTCCTGTATAACGAATGTATGATGAATCATTATAAATCCACTGATTGCCACCAAGGTTTAACCATCCATTTGATTGTCCCCATACTTCGTAGGACTCACCTTTACCTAATTGACGAATAACCCCATATCCAGTACCTAGACCTTTACGAAGGTTGATGCCATTCCCCTCAATATACGCAATACCTGTCCCGTTAGTTGACGGTGGGATAAGTGTAGGAGTTACTTTACCATCTCCATTGTATGCATTTTGAACTCTTTCAATAAAATTATTCCAACGTCCTTCTGCCAACATACGATGAGGACAGTACTTCCCACTCCATGATTGATGTGTACGGACTTTCTTAATTGGAATATTGTACTGTTTCATTAGTTGAGCTACAACGATAGCTGCATTGTCTTCCGCTTTATAGTATCTATCTCCACCGCTTAAAGAGTAGCAAATTTCAACTCCGATAGATTTACGATTACCGTTCCCGTTTCCGTCGCCAGTATGCCAGGCGTTACGCTCCAAAGGGATTCCTTGTACTGCTTCTTTATCATCTACTGCAATATGAAATGAAACCTGATTATCATTACGAATCATATAAGCTACTTCATTTTCTGCTGTAGCATCGTTGTAAGTATTGTGAACTGTAATGAATTCCGGATTCATTGTATAAGGACACTTTATACAATATTTACTTGGGTCAACTAATTTTTTTCTAATTTCCATTATAGAACATCTCCCTTTTTCTCTTCTTGTTTTTGTTTACCACCTAAAATTTCAACTGCATTTGTTAAAGCTTGCGGTAACGGGATGCCCATTCGACCAGCATTTTCTAAAAGTGAAAGTAATTCATTACCCATGAAGAAGAAAATAGTCGCTTCACGAATTGCACTGTTACTTCCAAGCGCTGAATCTAGTTGTGCAGCCGCTCCGACCAAAAGAAAAAGCACCACCTTTTTGGCGATGCCTTTGAAACCAACTTTACTTTTTAATTCTCCGTTATACCCTGCTGCAATCATGCCAGTTAAATAATCAATAACTGCCATCGTCACTAAGATTTTCAATGTTGCATCCCATCCTCCCAAGAAATACCCACAGAAGTCACCGAAAGTGGCAATAAAGATTTTTAATAACACATCAATACGATCCATCTTTTCCTCTCCTTTTTTAGATAATAAAAAAAGACCAGCTTATGGCTGCTCTGGTTTCCTATTTATTAATTTTTATAGTCATAATCCTATCAGTTGCGATTTGCTACTGCTCTATTCAGAAGGTACATTCTGTTTTTCCTGTGAAGCTTGTGTAATTCTGTCTAAGCAATCTTTACAAATTTCCTGATTACCGATTCTTGTTGTATTTGTATTTACACCACAAATATCACAAAACCTTTCTGCAGTTCTAACGAACAGATTAGAAGTATCAGAGAATAGTTCCACTTTTGTATTTGGTTTAATACCTGCTGTTTCCAGCATATCCAATGGGATTTTAATTGTCCCATCTTCACCAACTGTTCCTAAAACACCTAAAAATTGACTCATTTTATTTTCTCCTTTCATCATTGTGAGCTACTTATAAAGTTCCATGCTTTTCCATCATGGTAGTAAGCTCCAAATCCTCTATAACCATTCCCCATCCATAGAACCCCTTGTTGAGACAAAGGAATCTTTCCAAATGAGTTGAATAATATACCCGATGTTGAAATTGGTGACGTGAAGTTAACTCTCTTGGCTGTAAACCAAATCCCATCTTGAGCTGTTATACCAATATTACCTGCATTCGTTAGACGAATATTACTTTCAGCGCCATTATAATCTACATAGCGATAGTAAACGCCATTTCCATCTTTGTAGATACTTCCAATATTCCTACCAGTCCCATCACCTTCACCAA
This genomic window from Bacillus anthracis str. Vollum contains:
- a CDS encoding helix-turn-helix domain-containing protein encodes the protein MDYKMSREEIEKLVNQVVLTANETVNLLGVTTQRLHVLVKQGRIVPIKVVDRVSLYFREDVEKLAEELGQLREKYRPYE
- a CDS encoding N-acetylmuramoyl-L-alanine amidase is translated as MEIRKKLVDPSKYCIKCPYTMNPEFITVHNTYNDATAENEVAYMIRNDNQVSFHIAVDDKEAVQGIPLERNAWHTGDGNGNGNRKSIGVEICYSLSGGDRYYKAEDNAAIVVAQLMKQYNIPIKKVRTHQSWSGKYCPHRMLAEGRWNNFIERVQNAYNGDGKVTPTLIPPSTNGTGIAYIEGNGINLRKGLGTGYGVIRQLGKGESYEVWGQSNGWLNLGGNQWIYNDSSYIRYTGESTPTSSQSVNNGVGIVTITADVLRVRKGPGTNYDIVKNVYQGEQYQSWGYRDGWYNVGGDQWVSGEYVKFED
- a CDS encoding phage holin family protein encodes the protein MDRIDVLLKIFIATFGDFCGYFLGGWDATLKILVTMAVIDYLTGMIAAGYNGELKSKVGFKGIAKKVVLFLLVGAAAQLDSALGSNSAIREATIFFFMGNELLSLLENAGRMGIPLPQALTNAVEILGGKQKQEEKKGDVL
- a CDS encoding AbrB/MazE/SpoVT family DNA-binding domain-containing protein: MSQFLGVLGTVGEDGTIKIPLDMLETAGIKPNTKVELFSDTSNLFVRTAERFCDICGVNTNTTRIGNQEICKDCLDRITQASQEKQNVPSE